The segment tcaactcacccgctggcttcagtccttaatcagcttacctcaacacttctctaatgtattgttacctcaaatagttattgttaatcctgttattgttgtattgtcatcacatgctcatctctcctgtatatataatgtactccccctgccattccccacacgcttgaaaacggtataagaatctataccgaaacgtcgctaccctgcaataaagaagttgatcatccataaaaattcttgtcatctttatctcagcaacttctagaatgcctctcaaacagttcactGATTCTCATCCTTATTCATATTAATCAAGAAGGAATTGCTTACGTTCACAACTTATATGTCTCAGTCTGAcacaatattttttcaaacGATACACCACACTATACGTCAATATGTTAAGCATGTCAGACAAATTACTTAAACCCTGTGGTGTAAATCTAGAACGGTAAATCAAccagtgaaaaatattttatattgccTTGACAAGTAAATGTTAAAGGCTAATGTTAAAGGATCGCTTTAAGTTAAACAATCAAAGAAATGACTTGTTTGAGAGGCAATAACGAAGTAGtccatccatatattgtcatccctCCTTAATCGACGAAATGGTTTGTTAATCGTGATGTATTTAACTCGCCTATTTTCGTTGTGTTTTGGACCCGTTCCTTGTAACTTTTTGATTCTGTCGGTCTAACCGCATTTTGCGAAGAGCAAACACTCCAGTCGCTAGGTTCTCGTTTCCCTAGGAAACCTCTTTCGAGGGCATTCTCCGAGAAATCCAGGGACTTTTCTACAGAACTGCTCGCGGATTTTCTGCGGAATAGCCCCTGACTTTGAATTATTTTACTTGTGTATGTTTTGAATTTGAtcgtaaaatatcacattattgaCATCTTCCCATATATTGTGCCGATGTCTGGTATGGCAGACATCACCCTTCAGTTACCAGCGTGGAGGTTTTACCAACTAGGCTACGATTGGTCGTTGAAAATTGATTGTCAGCATGGCCTCGGGAAATTGTGCGCTTAAGCTTTCAAACGAAACCTCAGAGTTGATTTAATCCTGCAAATATATATCCGTACATTGAACCTATTATCATTACTATTAAAACATGCACTTACAGGTTTATGCCGGAATCTCCACGCTGGTTGATTAGTAAGCGTAAGTTTGGGGAAGCAGACCGGATATTACGTCATGCCGCCAAGGTCAACAAGGCGACCTTGCCCGCCAACATATTCAGCCAAGGCATGTTAGAGAAGAAGACGGAGGAGCCACTGTGTCATATTTTCACAAGTCCTACCTTGGTTATCCGTTCCCTGGTGATTTTTCTCAACTGGTAGGCTTACATTGTTAACACTTTATGCTACATTTATGGACATGTGAAAATAGTAGGGGAAACTCCATCTTATATTGATATGTGTTTCATTcataattgtaaaccaaaagtcattgTCTTCTGTAATCTGAATGGttgaaaaaacatgatcaaatggtattagattacCGGAAACTGTGACACTATTCGCTGCGTATTGccacgtagaaacatcgcaaacaattgttttgttgtgtcatcagcagTGGTGatatcattcaaatcatatggtgacgtaaagtcagaatgacgtcacaaatgagcagctccagatgctaccatgagaaccagctgaaacaacCAGCTGGttcttcactgctgtacccgtactcgatgtaaacgagtgccgACAgcaaaaccctttggtttactttcttgtttacaatgtcgataaacatcatgtgttggtcaatttccgtgtgttattgagtatttgaagcacgggaacatttcatttgaaacctccggctaaCGCCGTCGGTTCCAGATGTATACCCGTGCCCGTAacttggccaacacatgatgtttatctcctaaatcgTACTTTAGTTTCTTGGGTTCACCTCCCCTagccattcgtaactactcatatcattccggcaagccggaagGCGACTCGTACCCCTCTCAGGGCCATGTTCACAACTGCGCTTTGTCTGACCGCAAACGGCCACGGAGGTGAAAATGGTCATGAGCTATTTCCTAGGAATGAATGTCCAGACATGACTACAACTAGAATACAACAGTTAGTTCATAATGCAACGCGGAGGTCGCTTTAAGTAAGTTTCATATGTCATTATCAAATACCGGTAACCAAATAATTTTACAATCAAGAATAATGAAAATCGTAAATCGCAACGTAACTATCTTACCTCATTTCACATTTTACTCAGACTGGCATGTCACGGTTCTTGGTAATAATGGCGTAGCACATGGGAACTGGTCTTCTTGGAGGGCACGGACAGAATTAAGTTACTCTACATAAGCATGGCATCTTTTAATTGATGTTTTTATATACTCATATGCTATCAGTTTGACTTACTAGCATTTACAACGTAAAGGTTTCAGGTACTTTCACAATACGATTCACTCTCGATATCACTCACTACCATCTGTAGCTTTCTTAAAAGACagttaggacattgctgacgatttctctACACTAAGATGTCAAACggcgaccttgtctcggcttttcggacatgttgacaatcaagtGAGAAAGGAGCACCCGTTCACACCTACTGACCCAACCAATTGTGGCGCGGTCACGCAGTCCATTactagtattcacttgatcaggtcgaACGGAACAAGCTGTAGTTACGAATGGCCCCCTAAcgttaaataaataataatcaaAAATGAATTATGAAGAAGCTGATTTGTCATACTGTGGTATTACCAAATCCACACCAAtttaggattcgaacccacgatcacCGGATCATGCAATTTTGTGAAGGGACGCAACCCTGTGGCCGCACGCAGGTAGATGCTGGCAAAACCTTTTGCTATGTGATCACAACATGGGGTAAAAACGTACTTGTGTTTGGGACCTGGCCATTGGTAGGGCGGAATACCTTGTCCTTTCTGGAAACACCTAGTTTTTTCACTATTTATGTGTGCTTCATAAACGCGTGATCTTTATAATAAAAATAGGAATCATACAACAGTCAGATTCTAATTTTCTCGCTTTTGTGTATTACAAGTACCTCATTGAATTATTTCATCTTTCAGGTTCGTGGTCAGCCTCGGCTTCTATGGCCTGGGTTTAAATGTGGCCAGTCTTGGTGGGAGTGTCTACACGAATTTATTCATCACCGCAGCCGCGGAGCTGGTCGGCCATATTGCCTGTCTTCTGCTCCTCGACCGTATTGGCAGAAAGTCATTGCACTGCACCTGTATGATCCTTGGTGGTGTGTGCTGCACAGCGACCCTCCTGCCTGTGGTGTATGGAGGGGGATGTAAGGAATCAGTATATATCCTAGAATAGATAATCGTGGTACTTTATCTGCAAGTAAATATATCGACATATGTGTATTACTAGAAATTGACGGTTATGTCAAAATGTTCAGTATTACTTGCTCTCAAAATACATTGTTTTAAAGAAAATTACTAGAATTAGCATATCATGATAGGCATCGAATCGTATCGTTCCAAGATATCGCGATAGTTTCGTGAAATGTCTGTATCGTCACACATCTGTTTCAAAGGCATGTAAATGTCATGTCGAAAAAGTCTTGTATTTTGACCTGAAAACTGGGCATCAATCAATGCAAGAcaaattttttaaaacatattttaaaagtaGTTCGGTCATACGAGGCAAGGGAATCGAAACACTAATATTCCATTCGTAGCAAACGTATCTTAGCGAAACCACGGAAGAGTCAATTATTACTGGAATCTATATCCACTATTAGAACTAAATACCCAAGTAATAATGTACGTACTCTTCCTCCCCAGCTCTCAACTGGCTGACCATTACCCTAGCTTTGACTGGTAGGGGGTTTGCAGTGGCCAGTTTCGACGTTATCTGGTTATACTCTTCAGAGCTGTTCCCCACTGTCATCAGAAACTCAGCTCTGGCAGCCTCTAACATATGTGCAAGGGTTGGGGGAACTATTTCACCTTATATAGCTAACCTGGTGCGTATTTATGTTGTGCTCGACAATTATGTTGTCACTAGAAAATGCCTTTTACAAAACAGCACATGTTGTGTGTACTGAATGATTTTACTTATTTAAAGATCTGCAATTTAAGATGTCTCATTTTTAGCACTAAGATATTAATTTTGAAAGGGATATCTTGTTACATCAGTTGTGCGGTAACTTTGAACCAAGCTAACAGTATTCAGTTATTTCAAGTTTACTCTAGTTCTGGTTAGTGATGCACTTAAACGCTTTATGTCCTATGGACCTACACAGTGCCTTCGATGTATCCTGGGTTCGACACAACTGATGACTAACGAAAGTTTACAAAGTCGTCAAGCTGTACATGTTACTTCAAGACAAAGTCATATCTTACATAAAAGTATTTGTCCATATATAAGGTATATCATCTTACATCACCCATAAATGCCGTTACACATAAAAGCGCTTTTTTTATTATCTTCATTGTACTCCACacacaagcgaggtacatttcaatgtGCCCCGCTGCCAACAGCAACTGATTCGGTACTCCGTGGTAGTACTTGCCTATCTCAAAAACATTGGATCACTCATGacgtacggaaattaccgatgtttttgCGAATCGGTGGAAGGAAGATAACTCTAACGTATATTTCACAGGCTCTCGTAATAACAGGAGACTTTGGCCGGGCTGTTCCACTGATCATATTTGGCACGTCAATGGCAGTGGCCGGACTGGCAGCGCTGTCATTGCCTGAAACTCTCAACAATCCACTCCCCGATACGATAGACGATGCTAGGCAAATGAAAAGGTAAGATGTGATGTGTTATAAAAGTGACTTGAAACACAGGGAGATCCTGTCGTTTAAACGGCGCAGGGTTCTGTCCCCATGCCTTTCCAGAAACGTACTACTGGATATCTAAGCGTTTATGAGAACCACGAGCACGCCCATGTTTATCACCTAACTGACGAACATCTCAGTCTTGTGTGTCTTCAAGCTTATCGTTCCACGATAAGATGACATTCCTGGATACACTAGATAAACCGTAACCTAAACTCCCTTGGTAGAGTACTGTTTCTGTACATAAAAGATCCCTTCTATATTCCAACACAGTCTGTTATCTTTCTCAAGTTAAGACAGTTTTGGTCTGATTTCAGGAGAGGTCGAAGACCTGAGATTACCCGAGCTGACTATATCCGATCTAATGGGGTGGAATTGGTGGATCTACAACCAAATGGACGTGTCGCATCCACTAAAGCTAGAGTATAGACAGTTTGTAGACAGGCCAACGTGACTAAAACGTGATGGATATGTATACCTTCATCGATCATGATGTTgtgtcaacgtcaacgtcaacgtcaaagTTTATTTTATGCATTCTTGCAAAGTATATTTGTAATAACTACCACCTCAGTGTTCGCCTGGTCGCATCCGTACTGCATCCAGAATGTATAAACTCAAAAGACGTTATCAACCAGATGTTGTGTCTGTTTCCTCGTACGTCAAACGCGGTCTTCGTCGGTGAGACCAAATAAGTCGCTCACTTGCTGCAATCCTCAGCAGCAAATGTTGCTGTGCTATTTCACAGTGTTGTCCCACGATACACAGAAGTACAGGTAAACCAGCACCGGTTCTTCAAGAAACAGTGCACCTGTAATCATCAAACTTTTaaacaaatgttacatttgtatatattaattttgatatgCATAACTGCCCAATATAGAAATATGTATAggattttgttaattttcagcACATTTTCTGAAGAGGCCATAAACATCATAAGTTTACCTTGTGTTAATTGTCAGAGAACACTAGGATGGCTGACGCATGTGATGATAATTGTTATTATGCTTTATGAGTTCAACCATCGTATAGTTTTAGCATTTCTTTGATAGGCATTATAAACGTTGTGGAGAACTTGGGTTTGCTTGATTTGTAACGTGTGCGTCGTGTCCTAATGCTGCAGTATGTATACGTGTTTATCCCTCCTAACACCAAAGATAGGTCAGTAAACCATGATGTACATAGTTCACAATTATCACTATACCCATGATTCCATTCATGTACTGTCGCTTGTATTTACACATTACTAAATATATATTGATCAGCAGATTATATCATTTTccaatatataaatattgtttatatAACTGTTTTTCTTCTGATGTTGTCAACTATTGTAACATGCATAAACACGATGTTTGTCTTAAGCGTAAGAGAGGAGCTCCAAACTCTCTTAAGTCCTATTTCAGTGGTTACAGAATATACGCTTAGGTACATTTGTTTCATCTTTGGCATGCCATGGAACGAAAGGAGACACATgtcccaatgcatgtcgcaaAGAGATACCCAGAAAGCGAGCAGTTTTGCATTTTATCATGATACTTGGAGATTGTTTGACAATGCATGTCGCAAAGAGATACCCAGAAAGCGAGCAGTATTGCATTTTATCATGATACTTGGAGATTGTTTGACAATGCATGTCGCAAAGAGATACCCAGAAAGCGAGCAGTATTGCATTTTATCATGATACTTGGAGATTGTTTGACAATGCATGTCGCAAAGAGATACCCAGAAAGCGAGCAGTATTGCATTTTATCATGATACTTGGAGATTGTTTGACAATGCATGTCGCAAAGAGATACCCAGAAAGCGAGCAGTTTTGCATTTTATCATGATACTTAGAGATTGTTTGACAATGCATGTCGCAAAGAGATACCCAGAAAGCGAGCAGTATTTCATTTTATCATGATACTTAGAGATTGTTTGACAATGCATGTCGCAAAGAGATACCCAGAAAGCGAGCAGTATTTCATTTTATCATGATACTTAGAGATTGTAACTTCatccataaataaataaaattttgTAAAGTCGTGTCCAGTCGTATGTCGAGTATGTAAACGGCTAGTCCATGGCTAGTACATATTCAGTCGGGATACTGTCACCGGaccgactggctagtgaattttgaAGTGGTCATTCTCTCCTACTTTTTTGTCTATAATCTTAATGTTAAACGACACTTACCTGGAAGTTGAAGTTCGACTGTGGTTCTATCAGCTAATCTTAGTATTGGAGAGATTATGTGAGAGATTGCCATTACGCCTGCGCGAGTCAGGACCTTTATTCAACAGGTAATTGACAACaatgtgtcatagagattgcaGTAATTACTCACAGAACTAATCCATGCAGCACCGATTAATCAATACGGTAACTTGACCGTAATTAATAACTGCCATATCATACACAATCAGTCAACATCAAGATGCTCGGTTACAGAGTTGAGGATGGCATCAGcgaattgtctccccttgacCACAGGCTTGCTATAAAACCAGTCAGCTTTACTCAATCTCAGCTATTGGTGCTGATGCACATAAAGCTGCAGATGTCGCCGCTGATGTCGTGAGCGGAGAAGATACGAGTGTCAATACCTGATTTAGATAACCCAGTCTTAGTCCAGCGAGAAATTGTATCTCTTGATGGAGCCTTGTAATGTAAGACACAAATAGATGAGACTCTCCATCTCTCAAAACAGCAGTCCTCTCTAGATAATGTTTCAATACAGTCACAACACAAAGATTCCTGTTCTCTGGGTAATCATTCAACACTAAAGGTTTAGGTAATCTACCTGGTCTGGACTGCTTGACCAGCTTCGATAAATGAAATGTATATGAAGACTCAGTGCTCGACATGTTAGTAATGTCAAGTAAATGCAAAGGTTGCCCTCTCTGGGCAGAAGTCAATGAAATTAAAAGTACTAGTTTCAATGTCAAGTCCTTCAGGCTTAATTCTTCCAAAGGAGATAAACGTCTGAGAAATACGAACACACCTTTAACGTCTCATATATCTGTATACTTAGGTTTTTGTGGATGAGGTTGAAATACACCTTTAAGAAATCTGCAGACAGACGGGTGACTTCCACATGGGGTATTATCTAGTACAATGAATGTTGAGAGTGCACATCTTGTTGTAAGGATAGAGCTATATCCTAGATTCCGTTCCAAAAGATGCACCAAAAAAATCCAGCACATTACTTAAAGGTGGTCGACAGAAATCAATCTACTTCTAACCACAAATCTGTCTCCACTTTGCGatgtatacatatggaaattaattaagcaacaccaaattcaaagacacataaaaacttaacaaagtttaacgaagtaattttgatgactgattattcaattttgatgtattgacatacagcatgagcttttcatgggttgatatgacgcgcgtgaagcttgcacagcgcacgtgcattgctttaacctcaactttcgaaaaatgcactttttccctggggtgtttacaagcgcaggttgtcgattgcattcggtttttcattcatttcaatgtcatggcacgtaggaaattatcagaggccactcgttggcaaataatcggcatgaggaatgctggtatgtctctaagacaaatcgggactcaaatcggacgacatcattccataatttcaaaacttttgaaaaaataccgggccactaatgaagttaaagacctgcctagaccaggaagacccaggaagaccacagtccgggaggacagagctttactgagacttgtacggcgcaggtccttcgactcgagctctcggttgagacaggagtggcttccagggagacccatctcgaacaggactgttcggaatcgtctgaaagctgcaggataccgggcaaggaggccaatcaagcgacccagactgtctccagcccataaggcagcccgactggcctggtgtaatgaccgtttgcactggaacattgcctcttggaggaaggtccatttctcagatgagagccggttcttgctgcacatggtggacggtcgtactcgggtctggaggcagaggaacacagcaatggctccacggaacatccaggagactgtggcctttgggggaagttccgttatggtatgggggtgcatttccatgaactgcaagttggatatcattaccatccgtggcaaccttaacggtgttcgttaccaacaggaggttcttgacagggctgtggtacctcattttgagaaccatcctctggcaacgagacccatatttatggacgacaatgctagacctcacagggcgcatgctgtaaatgattttttgcggcaaaatgcaattgacagaattccatggcctgccatgagccctgacctcaaccccattgaacatttgtgggactttattggccgtcgtgtgaggcagagagacccaccagtccataatctcaacgaattgacggctgccctgcatgaggagtggaacaggatcccccagaatcagatccggagactcatccaaggaatgaggaggcgtctggaatcggtggtgcgtgcgcagggaggacacactagatattgatgaaagtcggtgtgcagactctcagataactgttctttctttccatgtgacatttgtgttaatacacctgacaacaacgtctgtggatgaatagtaaattgtgtccattttttcatgaatttaagacagttttaagaatttggatttcgttgcaataaagcaaagtcttgatactttttccctttaagttgtttgtcagagatcgtctgttgaataaaaaagtgtcaaactatatcaacccggcatattttgattgtcagaacacttcaaagttgctccaatagaaaaaattggggtgttgcttgattaatttccaggtgtatagcaTGGATACTGTCGCTGTGTCCCTGGGCGCCAGGATCCAATGATAATCTCGGTTGCCTTAGTAGAAAGTCCTCTCTGTCTGCAGGATTCCCGGATAGCAGAAAAGCTGTCAATTTCAGACGCTGATACAGCGGGTGTCTGTTCCCTTGGGGTGACGTCACCAGACGGGGCGTCACTGGCAGTCTCACTGGCCTGTAACAGATCAGATCAGGTATGAGTGGAAACCACACTTGGGTAGGCCAGAGTGGAGCTATCATTAACACCTTAGCTTTGTCAGAAACGATTTTCTGTAAACATCTAGGCAATAGGCAAAATAGTGGAAAGCAGTAGATGATACCTGAACTCCATGTTTGGCAGAATGCACCAATAGCCATTGCCTCTGGCTCTGGCCTCCAACTAACAAATCTGCTTAGTTTCCTATTGAGTCTCGAAGCAAACATGTCAGTTCTAGGATTGACCTTAAAGTATGCCCCcaagttttgaaaaacatttaaatcaAGAGACCATTCTGTTCTTTCAACAAACTTCCTTGTGGCCATACATCCCATATTTTGGATGTATGAAACTGCAGTGGTATTATCACAAAAGATATGAATAGTTTTGTCTCTGAAATCATGATTCACCGAAAAGGCCTGTAGTGCTAGCCATATTGCTTTTGTCTCCAACACATTAATGTGAAGGTTCTGCTCTTCATGTGACCATCTGCCACCTATGTTTTGTTCCATATGTGCCCCCCAGCCAAAATGTGCCTTTCCAGGCGGCAAAACATTCTTTCCTGAATCTGCTATGTTTTCAATCCACCATTTTATCTCATTTCTCCTTTCAATACCTAATTCCATTTGAGAATCAAAGTTGCCAACATTTTTTGATAGTGCATCTGTCTTTGCTAGGGACCGATAGAAAAGTGGTCCCAATGTGACTGCTGGAAAACTTGATACCATGAGACCAATTAGCTGAGCTACTGACCTAATTGAATGCCTGCTCTTGGTAAGGGTAAATCTACACTGATCTTGGATGTATGAAGCTTTATAAATAGGCATTCTGACAGTTATCTTCTCTGTGTTAATCATGAAACCCAGGAACTTCAGTTCTGCACAAGGCTCAATTACTGATTTTTCATAATGATTGTA is part of the Haliotis asinina isolate JCU_RB_2024 chromosome 6, JCU_Hal_asi_v2, whole genome shotgun sequence genome and harbors:
- the LOC137286369 gene encoding organic cation transporter protein-like, translating into MRYDAIVKLLGDFGPYQKRLYFLLCIPMVSVGIQTMLTVFTLGVPNHRCALPDWDNDTYAIQGKQHERAVLAAIPLATDGTQVYSSCLIRNVINETDEQPFNPNSTRKCEQWVFDTDMFTSTVVTKFGWVCDMKLTKSHAQMMFMLGSLVGSVLLVSPSDFIGRKKMFMVSVLLHIVSTIVTAFSPSFSIIGILYFIIGMSGIAVWSNAFVVGVELVGPSKRVLTGIICELYWTFGVFLATTIAYFVRDWRHLQLIVSTPTVLFLSYYWFMPESPRWLISKRKFGEADRILRHAAKVNKATLPANIFSQGMLEKKTEEPLCHIFTSPTLVIRSLVIFLNWFVVSLGFYGLGLNVASLGGSVYTNLFITAAAELVGHIACLLLLDRIGRKSLHCTCMILGGVCCTATLLPVVYGGGSLNWLTITLALTGRGFAVASFDVIWLYSSELFPTVIRNSALAASNICARVGGTISPYIANLALVITGDFGRAVPLIIFGTSMAVAGLAALSLPETLNNPLPDTIDDARQMKRRGRRPEITRADYIRSNGVELVDLQPNGRVASTKARV